The proteins below come from a single Natranaerofaba carboxydovora genomic window:
- a CDS encoding permease, producing MNILKRKDIQILILMVIVFVTIQFLFPETSNRVYMTTLDYFIEMIVILPPVFILMGLFQAWVSKDFIQKHLGKESGLKGMLISFLFGTLPTGPLYVAFPIASGLLKKGARITNITVFLGAWAATKLPQVMVEIKFLGISFTLLLQALTIISVFCIGFLMEKIMKNNQIEEEIDDTISHETGKQT from the coding sequence ATGAACATTTTAAAACGTAAAGATATTCAAATATTAATACTTATGGTGATAGTTTTTGTTACAATTCAATTTTTATTTCCAGAGACTTCAAATAGAGTCTATATGACTACTTTGGATTATTTTATAGAGATGATAGTGATATTGCCTCCTGTTTTTATCTTGATGGGTTTATTTCAGGCTTGGGTATCTAAAGATTTTATTCAAAAACATCTAGGAAAAGAATCAGGGCTTAAAGGTATGCTTATTTCCTTTTTATTTGGGACACTACCAACGGGTCCGTTGTATGTAGCTTTTCCTATAGCTTCAGGACTTCTTAAAAAAGGAGCAAGAATAACTAATATTACGGTATTCTTGGGGGCCTGGGCTGCTACAAAACTTCCACAGGTGATGGTAGAGATAAAGTTTCTGGGCATTAGCTTTACTCTTTTGTTACAGGCTTTAACTATAATTTCAGTATTTTGTATTGGGTTTTTGATGGAGAAGATAATGAAAAACAATCAAATTGAAGAAGAAATTGATGATACAATAAGCCATGAAACTGGTAAACAGACCTAA
- a CDS encoding TetR/AcrR family transcriptional regulator, with the protein MSDKKEIIRLAAIETFANKGFYFSTTDLIAEKAGVAVGTIYNYFKNKQDILEYICQVEFEKRKAFFDELQKQDLDPVEKIRKIIQKHFDEVRENPLLVKIILRERQNTDSYSTKNSGLKIIITEVLKEGMEEEKLREANPSILATIIFGAIEAVMGEYLESYEENNPKPEIFDEALMNIIKLLEKGVIIS; encoded by the coding sequence TTGAGTGACAAAAAGGAAATTATAAGACTGGCAGCAATTGAAACTTTTGCAAACAAAGGGTTTTACTTTTCTACTACAGATTTAATCGCCGAAAAAGCGGGAGTAGCTGTAGGAACTATTTATAATTATTTTAAAAATAAGCAGGATATTCTTGAATATATTTGTCAGGTGGAATTTGAGAAAAGAAAGGCTTTCTTTGATGAACTTCAAAAGCAGGACTTAGACCCCGTTGAAAAGATCAGAAAAATAATCCAAAAACATTTTGACGAGGTTAGAGAAAATCCCTTATTGGTAAAAATTATACTAAGAGAGAGGCAGAATACTGATAGTTATTCTACAAAAAATAGTGGTTTGAAGATTATTATTACTGAAGTCCTAAAAGAAGGTATGGAGGAAGAAAAACTACGAGAAGCAAATCCTAGCATATTAGCAACAATAATTTTTGGTGCAATTGAAGCTGTTATGGGTGAGTATCTAGAGAGCTATGAAGAAAATAACCCTAAACCTGAAATTTTTGATGAAGCCCTGATGAATATAATTAAGCTTTTGGAAAAAGGCGTTATTATAAGTTAG
- a CDS encoding cupin domain-containing protein, which translates to MSLVELSKLESFINKRGIETKKVVQRDEVSVLNLEIKPKENIERHSVDVHVTFVVLRGSGKIIIGEEEHEVEPHNIVLCEPDVPMELFGGEEGLSVLNIKTPNPNPK; encoded by the coding sequence ATGAGTTTAGTAGAGCTTAGTAAGCTAGAATCATTTATTAATAAGAGAGGGATAGAAACAAAGAAAGTTGTACAGAGGGATGAGGTAAGTGTTTTAAATTTGGAGATTAAGCCAAAGGAAAACATAGAAAGGCATAGTGTAGATGTTCATGTGACATTTGTTGTTCTAAGAGGTTCTGGCAAAATAATCATTGGAGAAGAAGAACATGAAGTAGAACCTCATAACATTGTCCTTTGTGAGCCTGATGTCCCGATGGAACTGTTTGGTGGGGAAGAAGGTCTTTCTGTTCTCAATATTAAAACGCCAAATCCTAATCCAAAATAA
- a CDS encoding DUF362 domain-containing protein gives MAYKITDECIKCGACAEECPVDAITEGEETYVIDPELCIDCGACADICPVGAPIEDE, from the coding sequence TTGGCTTATAAAATTACTGACGAATGTATAAAATGTGGTGCATGTGCAGAAGAATGTCCAGTAGATGCAATTACTGAAGGGGAAGAGACTTATGTTATTGATCCTGAGTTATGTATTGATTGTGGGGCTTGTGCAGATATTTGCCCTGTTGGTGCACCTATAGAAGATGAATAA
- a CDS encoding class I SAM-dependent methyltransferase — MDFFKFFAPFYDGFMKLIGNEKNLEFLVEHISTNLPVQNSKTILDVGGGTGTLASKLYAKSYNVTIVDTSKDMLSKAKEKEIPEKNLVVGDAADLPFDSEQFDVVLCSDALHHFPSREKSLWEMVRVLKPEGELLILDFDPKKLVTKVIKITEKLFGEPTEFYSPHELENLLYSKGLVGNCQHINRWQFLYQGRKRTSFKF; from the coding sequence ATGGATTTTTTTAAATTTTTTGCTCCATTTTATGATGGGTTTATGAAGTTGATAGGCAATGAGAAAAATTTAGAGTTTTTGGTAGAACACATCAGTACAAATTTGCCAGTCCAGAACTCTAAAACTATCCTCGATGTAGGTGGAGGTACAGGCACCCTTGCCTCTAAACTATATGCCAAAAGCTATAATGTGACAATTGTTGACACATCAAAAGATATGCTTAGTAAAGCAAAAGAAAAAGAAATACCAGAAAAAAACTTGGTAGTTGGCGATGCAGCTGACCTTCCCTTTGATAGTGAACAGTTTGATGTTGTGCTTTGTTCAGATGCTCTACATCATTTTCCTTCTAGGGAAAAAAGCCTTTGGGAGATGGTAAGGGTATTAAAACCTGAGGGTGAACTCTTGATACTTGATTTTGATCCAAAAAAATTAGTAACAAAAGTAATTAAGATTACAGAAAAATTATTTGGAGAGCCTACTGAATTTTATTCTCCTCATGAATTAGAGAATTTACTATACTCTAAAGGCCTCGTGGGAAATTGCCAGCATATTAACCGCTGGCAGTTTTTGTATCAAGGTCGAAAAAGAACATCTTTTAAGTTTTAA
- a CDS encoding TetR/AcrR family transcriptional regulator yields the protein MSRTKSNQTRGKIIQAAISLFAEKGFYNTSTLEIANNAEVAEGTVFKHFKTKKNLLLELVDEINAEEISSLLQQAADNETKVILREFLKNHKQLIKDNFPLIKVIIYEAQFFPELKEKFIEDVALKIFSPLESYIEDKVAKGEFKNFTPQITSRAFIGMIVSFIAWQDVLKADNYKSFDEIEVIEEVVEIFLSGVKS from the coding sequence TTGTCTAGAACAAAAAGTAATCAAACAAGAGGGAAAATTATACAGGCAGCAATTTCTTTGTTTGCAGAAAAAGGGTTTTATAATACTTCAACTTTAGAAATTGCAAATAATGCAGAAGTAGCAGAGGGCACTGTATTTAAGCATTTCAAGACTAAAAAAAACTTATTACTTGAACTGGTTGATGAAATAAACGCTGAAGAGATTTCCTCCTTGTTACAGCAGGCAGCTGATAATGAAACAAAAGTTATATTAAGAGAATTCCTCAAAAATCATAAGCAGTTAATTAAAGATAATTTCCCTTTAATAAAAGTAATTATATATGAAGCACAATTCTTTCCAGAATTAAAAGAAAAGTTTATAGAGGATGTTGCATTAAAAATATTTTCACCTTTAGAAAGCTATATCGAAGATAAAGTTGCTAAAGGTGAGTTTAAAAACTTTACTCCACAAATTACATCCAGGGCTTTTATTGGAATGATAGTATCTTTTATTGCCTGGCAGGATGTTTTAAAGGCAGATAATTACAAAAGCTTTGATGAAATAGAGGTAATAGAAGAAGTGGTGGAAATTTTTTTGTCAGGAGTCAAAAGTTAA
- a CDS encoding HD-GYP domain-containing protein, giving the protein MTDGLGRKNPLGAKIVAVADTYDAMTTDRPYRKALSKEIAMEEIEKNSGTQFDPEIVKAWLRIDSRGRA; this is encoded by the coding sequence ATCACAGATGGACTTGGAAGGAAAAATCCCCTTGGTGCCAAAATAGTTGCTGTTGCTGATACTTATGATGCAATGACAACTGACAGACCTTATCGTAAAGCCTTAAGTAAAGAAATAGCGATGGAAGAAATAGAAAAAAATTCAGGAACTCAGTTTGACCCTGAAATAGTAAAAGCATGGCTTAGGATTGATTCTCGGGGAAGAGCTTAA
- a CDS encoding diguanylate cyclase domain-containing protein produces MLEENLSVESFKKIMDEINVGISMVDSDGKVIYANPESKQLLGITSREDGEYCSIISCHPYLNEILNQKIDIEAQKVGVMMIDVNKFKQINDNLGHQTGDYFLKETAKILKYSILGKDIAVRYGGDEFLLILPDCSENEVKFVKKRIESNVDKWNSSKNTYKYKLELAVGISSGAKDELIRLIDEADKSMYENKRRM; encoded by the coding sequence ATGTTGGAGGAAAATCTTTCTGTAGAATCTTTTAAAAAAATAATGGATGAGATTAACGTAGGAATTTCCATGGTGGATTCTGATGGCAAGGTGATATATGCTAATCCTGAAAGCAAACAATTACTAGGAATCACATCAAGGGAGGATGGAGAATACTGCAGTATAATTAGTTGTCACCCATACTTGAATGAAATCTTAAATCAAAAGATAGATATTGAAGCTCAAAAAGTTGGCGTTATGATGATAGACGTAAATAAATTTAAACAAATAAACGATAATCTAGGTCATCAAACAGGGGACTACTTTTTGAAAGAGACTGCTAAGATTTTAAAGTATTCAATACTAGGAAAAGACATAGCAGTACGATATGGCGGAGATGAATTTCTTTTAATTTTGCCAGATTGTAGTGAAAACGAAGTCAAATTTGTCAAAAAAAGAATCGAATCAAATGTAGACAAATGGAACAGCTCTAAAAATACTTACAAATACAAATTGGAATTAGCTGTGGGTATTTCGTCCGGGGCAAAGGATGAGTTGATAAGGTTAATAGATGAAGCAGATAAATCTATGTATGAAAATAAAAGAAGAATGTAA
- a CDS encoding diguanylate cyclase domain-containing protein, which translates to MDGFNSSGELFKKILEEVNFGVTLVDGQGKILFSNVEARELLGINNNEKDQEYLEIISCHPGELQDKVKEKLNGNSSSHSKKALPKNSWHRTIYNNGYWVDNYLSVMQYGEFKGVVIVSKDSTEEVELRQALEKAKSEVCYMYDDASLGAVTDRLTGIYNIDYLQKIETGEIEIDADHVGVMMIDINKLQEINEVLGTDEGNKFLAETARVLKESILGKDIPMRYGDDEFLVLLPDCKDTGVKRIRERIEENIEKWNKKTNKTNFNLELAFGCTSGKLDRLQGVIDRAYELMENDKRKKKQT; encoded by the coding sequence ATGGATGGATTTAATTCTTCTGGAGAGCTCTTTAAAAAGATTTTGGAAGAGGTTAATTTTGGGGTGACTTTAGTGGACGGTCAGGGGAAAATACTATTTTCTAATGTTGAAGCTAGAGAGCTTTTGGGTATAAATAATAATGAAAAAGATCAGGAGTACTTGGAAATTATTAGCTGTCATCCTGGAGAGCTGCAGGATAAAGTCAAAGAAAAGTTAAATGGCAACAGCAGTAGTCACTCAAAAAAAGCGCTGCCAAAAAACTCATGGCACCGGACAATCTACAATAATGGATACTGGGTTGATAATTATTTGTCTGTTATGCAGTACGGGGAGTTTAAGGGTGTTGTAATTGTCAGCAAAGACTCTACGGAGGAAGTAGAGCTAAGGCAGGCTTTGGAAAAAGCTAAATCTGAAGTATGTTATATGTATGATGATGCCAGCTTAGGGGCAGTCACCGACAGGTTAACAGGTATTTACAACATAGATTATTTACAAAAGATAGAGACCGGTGAGATTGAAATTGATGCTGATCATGTTGGAGTTATGATGATTGACATTAACAAACTGCAGGAGATAAATGAAGTTTTAGGTACCGATGAAGGCAATAAATTTTTAGCTGAAACAGCTAGAGTTCTGAAAGAATCGATTTTGGGTAAAGATATACCCATGAGATACGGTGATGATGAATTTTTGGTTCTACTCCCTGATTGTAAAGATACCGGGGTAAAAAGGATACGAGAAAGGATAGAAGAGAATATAGAAAAATGGAACAAAAAAACTAACAAAACTAACTTTAACCTTGAGCTTGCCTTTGGCTGTACTTCAGGAAAACTTGACAGATTACAAGGTGTTATTGATAGAGCCTACGAACTTATGGAAAACGATAAAAGAAAGAAAAAACAGACTTAG
- a CDS encoding ECF transporter S component, whose translation MLILATLTVGLKGSVTIGALTPIIAFMRGILPPVLGPAIPFIVVGNWLYVILFQYIYKFNKVLAIGVAALIKFLILALAVQFIIDIPPQAAQMLQLPQLLTAVAGGIIALIIYPLLQNALNKTSQN comes from the coding sequence ATGCTTATACTAGCCACGCTAACAGTCGGGCTTAAAGGTTCAGTTACAATTGGTGCTCTAACCCCTATAATCGCCTTTATGAGGGGTATCTTGCCACCTGTGTTAGGGCCTGCAATACCTTTTATCGTAGTTGGAAACTGGCTTTATGTTATTTTATTCCAGTATATTTACAAGTTTAACAAAGTTTTAGCCATTGGAGTTGCAGCTCTTATTAAATTCTTAATCCTAGCTCTTGCAGTTCAATTTATAATTGATATTCCGCCCCAGGCAGCCCAGATGCTTCAACTGCCTCAGCTTTTAACAGCAGTTGCAGGTGGTATTATTGCACTTATAATATATCCTTTACTACAAAACGCTTTAAATAAAACTTCTCAAAATTAA
- a CDS encoding sigma 54-interacting transcriptional regulator has product MAIISTIYNNCKHCYACIRNCPVKAIKVEDGQAQIIEKYCINCGQCRKVCSQNAKEVQNDKDNVLNLLKKQKTIALLAPSFVAAFEKDPYRTIGVLKELGFDKVCEVAYGAELVAEEYNKQFVRDQQKKPVLTSPCPVIINLVEKHYPKLTQYLMPVVSPMIAASRVLQKMYGNHYSIIFIGPCIAKKSEITHPHVEGDVDYVLTFTELKEMLSENKISIDKTPKKELDKPYASEGAVFPLPGGLLKAANLENDILNHKIITAEGEEDVFEILDAIKTKQISNSLIDILYCKGCIDGPEINNDKSLFYRKKLVADFAKQKLKSKKEDKRYTNIVLTREFSPVDRSEILPDDHQISEILKATGKINKEDQLNCGACGYNSCKEKAKAVYRGVAEIEMCLPYLLEKASTEAAKYKEEYQRIKNFQEYKDSVISESEKMQEVKSFIYKAAKCTSTVLLLGESGTGKGLIAETIHICSSRNDKPFIKVNCSAIPESLLESELFGYVGGAFTGADKNGRKGKFEEADGGIIFLDEIGDMSLSMQAKILHVLQEKIVQRVGSNKPKKINTHIIAATNKDLTKEIEKGNFREDLYYRLNVLTTTIPPLRERTRDIPVLLEHISQKLCQEQGFSPKKFDDGVIKVFKQYSWPGNIRELENITERLYNLVEEDTIKIKHLPQNIIDEVNLDSDIDFDSTANKSSPSTNKTLEEVIAKAEKDAILNALNNTRNNRTKAAKILGIHRTSLYEKLRKHKLD; this is encoded by the coding sequence TTGGCAATAATAAGTACAATTTATAACAACTGCAAGCATTGTTACGCCTGTATTAGAAATTGCCCTGTCAAGGCAATAAAAGTTGAGGATGGGCAAGCCCAAATAATAGAAAAATACTGCATTAATTGTGGACAGTGTAGAAAAGTCTGCTCCCAAAACGCCAAAGAAGTCCAAAACGATAAAGATAATGTATTAAACCTATTAAAAAAACAAAAAACAATAGCTCTACTTGCCCCGTCTTTCGTAGCAGCCTTCGAGAAAGACCCTTATAGGACTATTGGGGTACTAAAAGAGCTAGGCTTTGACAAAGTTTGTGAAGTCGCCTATGGAGCAGAGTTAGTGGCAGAAGAATATAACAAACAGTTTGTCAGGGACCAACAAAAAAAACCTGTACTAACTTCTCCCTGCCCGGTCATCATCAACCTGGTTGAAAAGCACTATCCAAAACTAACACAGTATTTGATGCCTGTAGTTTCGCCAATGATAGCTGCTTCAAGGGTACTGCAAAAAATGTATGGAAATCACTACAGTATTATTTTTATCGGTCCATGCATAGCCAAAAAAAGCGAAATAACCCATCCCCATGTAGAAGGGGACGTCGATTACGTGTTAACTTTTACTGAACTAAAAGAAATGTTATCAGAAAATAAAATTTCAATTGACAAAACACCAAAAAAGGAATTAGACAAACCATATGCCAGTGAAGGAGCGGTATTCCCGCTGCCGGGGGGACTACTAAAAGCAGCAAATTTAGAAAATGATATCCTAAATCATAAAATTATAACAGCGGAAGGCGAAGAGGATGTATTTGAAATATTAGATGCAATTAAAACAAAGCAGATATCAAACTCTTTAATTGACATCCTTTATTGTAAGGGCTGTATAGACGGCCCAGAAATAAATAATGATAAAAGTCTTTTTTATAGAAAAAAACTAGTAGCAGATTTTGCAAAACAAAAATTAAAGTCCAAAAAAGAAGACAAAAGATACACTAACATTGTTTTGACAAGAGAATTCTCACCAGTTGACAGAAGTGAAATACTGCCTGATGATCACCAAATCAGCGAGATTTTGAAGGCAACCGGGAAAATAAACAAAGAGGATCAGCTAAATTGTGGCGCATGTGGGTACAATTCTTGCAAGGAAAAAGCAAAGGCAGTTTATAGGGGTGTAGCAGAAATTGAAATGTGCCTTCCCTATCTACTAGAAAAAGCCAGCACAGAAGCAGCAAAATATAAAGAAGAATACCAGCGCATCAAAAATTTTCAAGAGTACAAAGATTCTGTAATCAGTGAATCAGAAAAAATGCAGGAGGTTAAAAGCTTTATTTACAAAGCGGCAAAATGCACATCTACAGTACTGCTTTTAGGTGAGAGCGGTACCGGAAAAGGTCTTATAGCCGAAACAATTCATATATGCAGCAGCAGAAATGACAAACCATTTATAAAAGTAAACTGCAGCGCTATACCAGAAAGTTTATTAGAATCCGAGCTTTTTGGCTATGTTGGAGGAGCTTTTACCGGGGCAGACAAAAATGGGAGAAAAGGAAAATTTGAAGAAGCAGATGGCGGAATAATCTTTTTGGATGAGATAGGTGATATGTCATTAAGCATGCAGGCAAAAATCCTGCATGTATTACAGGAAAAAATAGTCCAGAGAGTTGGCAGCAATAAACCAAAAAAAATTAACACTCATATTATAGCTGCAACTAACAAAGATTTGACCAAAGAAATAGAAAAAGGTAACTTCAGAGAAGATCTATATTACAGACTAAATGTCCTCACCACAACAATACCACCTCTTAGAGAAAGAACCAGAGATATACCAGTATTATTAGAACACATCTCCCAAAAACTCTGCCAGGAGCAGGGCTTTTCGCCAAAGAAGTTTGACGATGGGGTCATCAAAGTATTTAAGCAGTATTCATGGCCCGGAAACATTAGAGAATTAGAAAATATAACAGAAAGACTATACAACCTGGTTGAAGAAGATACCATCAAAATAAAACATCTACCTCAAAATATAATTGATGAAGTAAACCTTGATAGTGACATTGACTTTGACAGCACAGCTAACAAATCCTCACCTTCAACAAACAAAACACTAGAAGAAGTCATCGCGAAAGCAGAAAAAGATGCAATCCTAAACGCTCTTAACAATACTCGAAACAATCGCACAAAAGCTGCCAAAATTCTTGGGATTCACAGGACCAGTTTGTACGAAAAGCTAAGAAAACATAAGCTTGATTAA
- the nuoE gene encoding NADH-quinone oxidoreductase subunit NuoE: MDSKTMSTTNHKLELILEKYKGREESLITVLQKAQDLYGYLPHEVIVRVAEALDLSLSRVYGVVTFYSQFYLKPRGRNIIRICQGTACHVRGIKKIIGKVKEEIGIDEGETTEDLRFTLESVACIGACGLAPAIMVNDETHGRLTPDRVPLILSMYE; the protein is encoded by the coding sequence ATGGATAGCAAAACAATGTCAACAACAAACCATAAACTTGAATTGATATTAGAGAAATATAAGGGAAGAGAAGAGTCTTTGATAACTGTACTTCAAAAAGCACAGGACCTATACGGGTATCTGCCGCACGAAGTTATAGTTCGGGTAGCAGAGGCACTTGATCTGTCGCTAAGCAGGGTGTATGGTGTGGTGACTTTTTATTCTCAGTTTTATCTTAAGCCCAGGGGTAGAAACATTATTAGGATTTGTCAGGGGACGGCATGTCATGTCCGAGGTATAAAAAAGATTATAGGTAAGGTAAAGGAAGAGATTGGGATTGATGAGGGTGAGACCACAGAAGACTTGAGATTTACCCTTGAATCAGTTGCCTGTATAGGAGCTTGTGGTCTTGCTCCTGCGATAATGGTTAATGACGAAACTCATGGCAGGCTTACTCCTGATAGGGTGCCACTTATTCTTTCCATGTATGAATAA
- a CDS encoding (2Fe-2S) ferredoxin domain-containing protein — MKKIQVLDDLKTYREKAKDTVSKDYSEGIKVIIGMGTCGKAAGAAEVRAEVLNELQKRKVEDISVNQTGCIGMCDYEVLLDVMRPGEGRVTYGRVTPRDISRIVGEHVINGRIVEDKVLCKISEEELKNVLI, encoded by the coding sequence TTGAAAAAGATTCAGGTTCTAGATGATCTAAAAACATATAGAGAGAAGGCAAAAGATACAGTGTCGAAGGATTACAGCGAAGGCATTAAAGTGATTATCGGCATGGGTACTTGTGGCAAAGCTGCGGGGGCAGCAGAAGTTAGAGCTGAGGTATTGAATGAACTGCAAAAAAGAAAAGTTGAAGATATAAGTGTCAATCAGACAGGGTGTATAGGTATGTGTGATTATGAAGTGCTTCTTGATGTGATGCGCCCAGGGGAAGGTAGAGTGACATACGGTAGGGTGACGCCAAGAGATATCTCTAGGATAGTAGGCGAACACGTTATAAATGGTCGTATAGTAGAAGACAAAGTTCTTTGTAAGATATCAGAAGAAGAATTAAAAAATGTTCTTATATGA
- the nuoF gene encoding NADH-quinone oxidoreductase subunit NuoF, giving the protein MNYYSRHLLVCGGERCTSASEDSVKATFMKELKKNNLDKEIKIMETECHGLCDSGPIVVVYPEGILYSKVKSEDVKEVVKEHLINGRKVSRLIYREPYSLDKVPEYQELDFYNKQVRNVLGNCGIINPDSLEEYVASGGYKALEKVLADMNPEEVIKEIKDSSLRGRGGGGFPTGLKWSFCAEATGDKKYIICNADEGDPGAFMDRSLLEGDPHKVIEGMIIAGYAIGASEGYIYIRAEYPLAIERLEQAIAQAEELGLLGDNIASSGFSFKLQIKEGAGAFVCGEETALIASIEGQRGVPRFRPPFPATKGLFGKPTTINNVETFANVPVIINQGADKYAGTGTEKSKGTKVFALTGKLNNTGLVEVPMGITVREIVYEVGGGILDDKKFKAAQIGGPSGGCLPERLIDLPVDYDSLTSEGAIMGSGGLVVMDETSCMVDVAKYFLTFTCNESCGKCTPCREGNMRLLELLEKVCEGKGEEEDIKRLESLGEKIKASALCGLGQTAPNPVLSTIKHFRDEYETHVVDKKCPAGVCEELFYYLIDSEACVGCRACVKVCPSEAIVGEKRQPHYIDMEKCVKCGACIDECPFNAIIIE; this is encoded by the coding sequence ATGAACTATTACAGTAGGCACCTTTTGGTATGTGGAGGGGAAAGATGTACATCAGCTAGTGAGGATAGTGTAAAAGCTACTTTTATGAAAGAGCTAAAGAAAAATAATTTGGATAAAGAAATAAAGATAATGGAAACAGAGTGTCATGGGCTATGTGACAGCGGGCCTATAGTAGTCGTATATCCTGAAGGTATTTTGTATAGTAAAGTTAAAAGTGAAGATGTAAAAGAAGTAGTTAAAGAACATTTGATTAATGGGAGAAAGGTATCCAGATTAATTTATAGAGAGCCCTATTCACTAGACAAGGTACCTGAATACCAGGAGTTGGATTTTTATAACAAACAGGTTAGAAATGTTCTTGGTAACTGTGGGATTATTAACCCGGATAGCCTGGAAGAATACGTTGCTTCAGGGGGATATAAGGCTTTGGAAAAAGTCCTTGCAGATATGAATCCAGAAGAAGTAATAAAAGAAATAAAAGACTCTAGCTTAAGGGGCCGGGGCGGTGGAGGTTTTCCCACGGGTCTTAAATGGAGCTTTTGTGCAGAGGCAACTGGAGATAAAAAATATATTATCTGTAATGCTGATGAGGGAGACCCTGGAGCTTTTATGGATAGAAGTCTCTTAGAGGGAGACCCACATAAAGTGATAGAAGGTATGATTATAGCTGGGTATGCTATTGGAGCAAGTGAAGGCTATATCTATATAAGAGCAGAATATCCCCTGGCAATAGAAAGGCTTGAGCAGGCAATAGCCCAGGCAGAAGAACTTGGATTATTGGGAGATAATATTGCTTCGAGCGGATTTAGCTTCAAATTACAAATTAAAGAAGGTGCAGGGGCTTTTGTATGTGGTGAGGAGACAGCACTTATAGCTTCTATTGAAGGACAGAGAGGAGTGCCAAGGTTTAGGCCTCCTTTTCCAGCGACGAAAGGGCTATTTGGGAAGCCGACAACGATTAATAATGTAGAGACTTTTGCCAACGTCCCTGTGATTATAAATCAGGGAGCAGACAAATACGCAGGCACGGGTACAGAAAAAAGCAAAGGTACTAAAGTTTTTGCCCTGACAGGTAAGCTAAACAATACCGGTTTAGTTGAAGTTCCTATGGGTATTACAGTGAGAGAGATAGTTTATGAAGTTGGTGGTGGAATTCTTGATGACAAGAAGTTTAAAGCCGCCCAGATTGGAGGGCCTTCAGGAGGGTGTTTGCCGGAGAGGTTGATTGATCTGCCTGTGGATTATGATTCGCTAACCTCAGAAGGGGCTATAATGGGTTCAGGTGGTCTTGTAGTGATGGATGAAACTTCCTGTATGGTTGATGTGGCTAAATACTTTCTTACCTTTACCTGTAATGAATCCTGTGGTAAATGTACTCCCTGTAGAGAAGGTAATATGCGCCTTCTAGAACTTTTGGAAAAAGTCTGTGAAGGAAAAGGAGAAGAAGAAGACATAAAGAGGCTGGAGTCTCTTGGCGAAAAGATAAAAGCAAGTGCTCTATGTGGTCTTGGTCAGACTGCACCAAATCCAGTATTAAGTACGATCAAACATTTTAGGGATGAATATGAAACCCATGTTGTTGACAAAAAATGCCCCGCTGGAGTTTGTGAGGAGTTATTCTATTACTTGATTGACAGTGAGGCGTGTGTCGGATGTAGAGCATGTGTTAAGGTTTGTCCTTCTGAAGCTATTGTCGGAGAAAAAAGACAGCCTCACTATATTGACATGGAAAAATGTGTCAAATGCGGTGCTTGCATAGACGAATGTCCGTTTAATGCAATTATTATAGAATAA